One genomic region from Clarias gariepinus isolate MV-2021 ecotype Netherlands chromosome 20, CGAR_prim_01v2, whole genome shotgun sequence encodes:
- the heatr5b gene encoding HEAT repeat-containing protein 5B isoform X1, translating to MELAHSLLLNEDALAQITEAKRPVFIFEWLRFLNKVLVAANRVDVKEKQKKLVEQLTGLISSNPGPPTRKLLATNLATLYSIGDTFTVFQTLDKCNDIIKNKDDTPAYLPTKLAAVACVGAFYERMGRMLGSSFPETINNLLKALKNAESQGRGEILLSLQKVLSGLGAAAASCHRDIYKNARSLLTDRSMAVRCAVAKCLLELQNEAVFMWTAELENVATLCFKALEGSNYGVRVAVSKLLGTVMATALMPKQAAVMRQNVKRATLDEVLELMSTGFLRGGSGFLKSGGEMLKGGASVSREVRVGVTEAYVVFVTVLGGQWLERNFATFLSHLLELVAHPRATQSHVEAVYSRRCVSFALRATLGALLGEKAQIAAAKDICQAISKQMRAVGKEQNGGEISRFRALQKAVVSDSSGENKGTAADVSASQHIMVCALKELGSLVQSLSATAAPLIQEPSIGLLETVMSVLLHPSMAARLAAAWCLRCVAVALPNQLTPLLDRCAERITALKSSPEAVSGYSFAIAALLGAVHQCPLGIPHSKDKMVVSIAEDLLRSAAQNSRLSLHRTQAGWLLLGALMTLGSSLVRYHLPKMLLLWRNVFPRSQKELEAEKARGDSFTWQVTLEGRAGALCAMRSFVAHCPELLTEDVIRRLMTPIECAMTMMAHVPAVIKVHGAHLKASAAMVRLRLYDILALLPPKTYEGSFSALLRELVAEFTLTDNSSNTTTSLLRSLCHYDDSVLMGSWLQETDHKSIEDQLQPNSASGSGALEHDPSSIYLRVPVGEAVPGPLPLGVSVIDASVALFGVVFPHVSFKHRLQMLDHFAECIKQAKGVRQQAVQLNIFTAVLSALKGLAENKSTLGPEEVRKSALALVMGALDNPNPILRCAAGEALGRMAQVVGEATFIASMAQHSFDKLKSARDVVSRTGHSLALGCLHRYVGGIGSGQHLKTSVSILLALAQDATSHEVQTWALHSLALIVDSSGPMYRGYVEPTLSLVLTLLLTVPPSHTEVHQCLGRCLGALITTVGPELQGNSVTISTIRSSCLVGCAIMQDHSDSLVQAAAISCLQQLHMFAPRHVNLSSLVPCLCVHLCSSHLLLRRAAVACLRQLVQREAAEVCEYAMSLARKAGDNKDSATINLNISETGLEGVLFGMLDRETDRKLCSDIHDTLGHMLSSLAVGKLSHWLKLCKDVLAATTEVGGAVAFEVEKEEEDSEKKDEMDDDIMFTGLGEDDKSKPSVAPRWVTRVFAADCLCRIIHLCENADKTHFDLAAARTAKAKNPKGDLLVLHLSDLIRMAFMAATDHSHQLRMAGLQALEDIIKKFASVPEPEFPGHVILEQYQANVGAALRPAFSPDTPSDITAKACQVCSAWIGSGVVSDLNDLRRVHNLLVSSLDKVQAGKGSSSQLYSESATTMEKLAVLKAWAEVYVVAMKLKKEAESRPPRPARSSEDDEDDEDVGDEGGVLPADSLITLVQPELPCLSRLWLAALRDYALLTLPPEFASQLPPEGGAFYTPETIDTARLHYRSSWAPILHAVALWLSATDFGAPDCSDEPQTATVPGVPGFPQGPPAPSKSHDELVKDRMHLLLGISIEFLCFPRPEEPIERVMSCLLALSTLLECPRARKHIAEDQLLAVELLNVLHRLLLTRDPPGVQLQVTAVVQETIRSAHKHLEKLRGSESAEEGGEGGDSGELQPGKSLVFAAMELLVFLLVRHLPQINTKASDSPSHVPTKPQQLSEHSSRLLAVTVGILAELPSLCSPAGSMTILPTVLFLICGVLRETAVKSADGSVSPPVSASLQAIKTIITSPLSRVEHIQQQWSSLVRSSLASVLEYSQPDESRPSVDEVSMLTAVTLFLVSAGSELLGVTSLQNGCMERFRNALNSSDPLVQARGYQLLLSVFQHSARTLSTPYIHALAPVLVEKLKAAECSRPSTPAELHALQEGVRVLEGLVGLGEEQNRVQLLALLVPTLISYLLDENAFSSAPPTSKALHEFALQNLMRIGPLYPAAFKTVMGAATELKPRLEAAIRANQASNKAKSAARQATPAVQATPTIKLKTSFF from the exons ATGGAGCTGGCACACAGTCTGCTGCTTAATGAAGACGCCTTGGCCCAAATCACCGAGGCTAAGAGACCCGTCTTTATATTCGAGTGGCTCCGCTTCCTCAACAAGGTCCTCGTAGCTGCTAACAGG GTCGATGTGaaggagaagcagaagaagcTGGTGGAGCAGCTCACGGGTTTGATCAGCAGCAACCCCGGACCGCCGACGCGCAAGCTGCTGGCTACCAACCTGGCCACACTGTACAGCATCGGCGACACCTTCACCGTCTTCCAGACCCTGGACAAGTGCAATGACATCATCAAGAACAAAGACGACACGCCGGCATACCTGCCCACCAAACT GGCTGCGGTGGCGTGTGTCGGAGCGTTTTACGAGAGGATGGGCCGCATGCTCGGCAGCTCTTTCCCAGAAACCATCAACAACCTCCTGAAAGCCCTGAAGAACGCTGAG tCTCAGGGTCGAGGCGAGATCCTCCTGAGCCTGCAGAAGGTGCTGAGCGGTCTGGGGGCCGCAGCCGCCTCGTGCCACAGAGACATCTATAAGAACGCCCGCTCTCTCCTCACAGACCGGTCGATGGCGGTGCGCTGCGCCGTGGCCAAG tgtTTGTTGGAGCTGCAGAACGAGGCGGTGTTCATGTGGACAGCGGAGTTGGAGAACGTGGCCACGCTGTGTTTCAAAGCTCTCGAGGGATCCAATTACGGCGTGCGCGTAGCCGTGTCCAAACTGCTGGGGACCGTCATGGCGACGGCGCTGATGCCCAAACAGGCTGcag tgatgAGACAGAACGTGAAGCGCGCGACACTGGACGAGGTCCTGGAGCTGATGTCCACGGGCTTCCTGCGCGGCGGCTCGGGCTTCCTGAAGAGCGGCGGAGAGATGCTGAAAGGAGGAGCGTCGGTCAGCAGGGAGGTGCGCGTAGGAGTCACTGAG GCGTACGTCGTGTTCGTGACTGTGCTGGGCGGTCAGTGGCTGGAGCGTAACTTTGCCACCTTCCTGAGCCACCTGCTGGAGCTGGTCGCTCACCCGCGCGCCACACAGAGCCACGTAGAGGCGGTGTACTCGCGCCGCTGCGTCTCGTTCGCCCTCCGCGCCACGCTCGGCGCCCTGCTCGGGGAGAAGGCCCAGATCGCCGCCGCCAAGGACATCTGTCAGGCCATCAGCAAGCAGATGAGGGCAGTGGGTAAGGAGCAAAATGGGGGGGAAATATCCAGGTTCAGAGCACTGCAGA AGGCGGTGGTGAGCGACAGCAGCGGGGAGAACAAGGGCACGGCGGCCGACGTCTCCGCCAGCCAGCACATCATGGTGTGCGCCCTTAAAGAGCTGGGCAGCCTGGTGCAGAGTCTCAGCGCCACGGCCGCGCCCCTCATCCAGGAGCCGTCTATCG GCCTGTTGGAGACGGTGATGTCGGTGCTCCTTCACCCCAGCATGGCGGCTCGTCTGGCGGCCGCCTGGTGTCTGCGCTGCGTCGCCGTGGCGCTGCCCAATCAGCTGACCCCGCTGCTGGACCGCTGCGCCGAGCGCATCACAGCCCTGAAGAGCTCCCCCGAAGCCGTGAGCGGGTATAGCTTCGCCATCGCCGCCCTGCTGGGCGCGGTGCACCAGTGTCCGCTCGGGATCCCTCACTCCAAGGACAAG ATGGTGGTGAGTATAGCGGAGGACCTGCTGCGCTCCGCCGCCCAGAACAGTCGTCTGTCCCTGCACCGCACGCAGGCCGGCTGGCTCCTCCTGGGAGCGCTCATGACTTTAG GCTCGTCTCTGGTGCGCTACCACCTGCCCAAGATGCTGCTGCTGTGGAGGAACGTGTTCCCTCGCTCTCAGAAGGAGCTGGAGGCTGAGAAGGCCAGAGGAGACTCCTTCACCTGGCAGGTCACGCTGGAGGGCCGAGCCGGAGCGCTCTGTG CCATGCGGAGTTTCGTGGCTCACTGTCCCGAGCTTCTCACCGAGGACGTCATCCGCCGGCTCATGACTCCCATCGAGTGCGCCATGACCATGATGGCTCA TGTCCCTGCAGTTATAAAGGTCCACGGTGCTCACCTAAAGGCCAGTGCAGCGATGGTTCGCCTCCGGCTCTACGACATCCTCGCCCTGCTTCCCCCCAAAACATACGAAG GCAGTTTCAGCGCTCTCCTGAGGGAGCTGGTCGCCGAGTTCACCCTGACGGACAACTCCTCCAACACGACCACGTCCCTGCTGCGGTCTCTCTGTCACTACGACGACAGCGTCCTCATGGGCTCCTGGCTGCAGGAGACGGATCACAAGTCCATCGAAGACCAG tTGCAGCCTAACAGTGCCTCGGGCAGCGGCGCCCTGGAGCACGACCCGTCCTCGATCTATCTGCGCGTCCCCGTGGGCGAGGCCGTGCCCGGGCCGCTCCCGCTCGGAGTGTCCGTCATCGACGCGTCAGTGGCTCTCTTCGGCGTCGTCTTCCCTCACGTCTCCTTCAAACACAG GCTCCAGATGCTGGATCACTTTGCCGAGTGCATCAAACAGGCCAAAGGAGTGCGACAGCAGGCTGTGCAGCTCAACATCTTCACCGCCGTGCTCAGTGCACTAAAG ggtctGGCTGAGAATAAGAGTACTCTGGGCCCCGAGGAGGTGCGTAAGTCAGCCCTGGCCCTGGTGATGGGAGCCCTGGATAATCCGAACCCCATCCTGCGGTGCGCTGCGGGTGAAGCTCTGGGCCGCATGGCGCAGGTCGTCGGAGAGGCCACGTTTATCGCCAGCATGGCGCAGCACAGCTTCGACAA GCTGAAGTCTGCTCGAGACGTCGTCTCCAGAACGGGTCACTCTCTGGCTCTGGGTTGCCTGCACCGCTACGTCGGTGGCATCGGTTCGGGTCAGCACTTGAAAACCAGCGTCAGTATCCTGCTCGCCCTTGCTCAGGACGCCACCTCTCACGAGGTCCAG acATGGGCTCTACACTCTCTGGCTCTGATCGTGGACTCGAGCGGCCCGATGTACCGGGGTTACGTGGAGCCGACTCTGTCCCTGGTGCTGACTCTGCTCCTCACCGTTCCTCCCTCACACACAGAGGTGCACCAGTGTCTGGGCCGCTGCCTCGGGGCCCTCATCACCACCGTCGGCCCTGAGCTCCAGG GCAACAGTGTGACGATCTCGACCATCCGCTCGTCGTGTCTGGTGGGCTGCGCCATCATGCAGGATCACTCCGACTCGCTGGTGCAGGCCGCCGCCATCTCCTGCCTCCAGCAGCTGCACATGTTCGCACCGCGCCACGTCAACCTGTCCAGCCTGGTGCCCTGCCTCTGT gtgcacCTATGCAGCTCCCACCTGCTGTTGCGGCGTGCGGCCGTGGCGTGTTTGAGGCAGTTGGTCCAGAGAGAGGCGGCCGAGGTGTGCGAGTACGCCATGAGCCTTGCCAGGAAGGCTGGAGACAACAAGGACAGCGCCACCATCA ACCTGAACATCAGCGAGACGGGGCTGGAAGGCGTCCTGTTCGGGATGCTGGACCGCGAGACGGACAGGAAGTTGTGCTCAGACATCCACGACACGCTGGGACACATGCTGTCCTCCCTGGCCGTGGGCAAACTCTCACACTGGCTCAAACTCTGCAAAGACGTCCTCGCTGCCACCACAG AGGTGGGAGGCGCCGTGGCGTTCGAGGTGGAGAAAGAGGAGGAAGACTCGGAGAAGAAGGACGAAATGGACGATGACATCATGTTCACGGGGCTGGGCGAGGACGACAAGTCGAAACCGTCCGTCGCCCCGCGCTGGGTGACCCGCGTGTTCGCCGCCGACTGTCTCTGCCGTATCATCCACCTGTGCGAGAATGCGGACAAAACGCACTTCGACCTGGCTGCAGCTCGGACGGCCAAAGCCAAAAACCCTAAAG GTGATCTGCTGGTGCTGCATCTGTCTGATCTGATCCGGATGGCCTTCATGGCTGCCACAGATCACAGTCACCAGCTGCGCATGGCGGGCCTGCAGGCCCTCGAGGACATCATCAAGAAGTTTGCCTCTGTGCCCGAGCCGGAGTTTCCTGGTCATGTGATCTTAGAGCAGTACCAGGCCAAC GTTGGTGCAGCTCTGCGACCCGCCTTCTCGCCTGACACGCCCTCTGACATCACAGCCAAAGCCTGCCAG GTCTGCAGTGCCTGGATCGGCAGCGGCGTGGTGAGCGACCTAAATGACCTGCGCCGCGTCCACAACCTGCTGGTGTCTTCTCTGGACAAAGTGCAGGCGGGTAAAGGCTCGTCCAGCCAGCTGTATAGCGAGAGCGCCACCACCATGGAGAAACTGGCTGTGCTCAAAGCCTGGGCTGAG gtCTACGTGGTGGCTATGAAGCTGAAGAAGGAGGCAGAGTCGAGGCCGCCACGCCCGGCGCGCAGTAGCGAAGATGACGAGGACGACGAGGACGTAGGAGACGAAGGCGGCGTGCTCCCTGCGGACAGTCTGATCACGCTGGTGCAGCCCGAGCTGCCGTGTCTGAGTCGCCTGTGGCTCGCCGCTCTGAGGGACTACGCCCTGCTCACGCTGCCACCCGAGTTCGCCAGCCAACTGCCTCCTGAAG gcggCGCGTTCTACACTCCCGAGACCATCGACACGGCGCGTCTGCACTACCGCAGCTCGTGGGCTCCCATCCTGCACGCCGTCGCCCTCTGGCTCAGCGCCACCGACTTCGGGGCCCCCGACTGTTCCGACGAGCCTCAGACCGCCACCGTCCCTGGAGTTCCCGGGTTCCCTCAGGGTCCCCCAGCCCCAAGCAAGAGCCACGACGAGCTGGTCAAAGACAGGATGCACCTGCTCCTGG GTATCAGTATCGAGTTCCTGTGCTTCCCGAGGCCCGAGGAACCCATAGAGCGGGTGATGTCATGTCTGCTGGCCCTCAGCACGCTGCTCGAGTGTCCTCGGGCTCGTAAACACATCGCGGAGGATCAG ttgCTGGCCGTGGAGCTGCTGAACGTCCTGCACAGGTTGTTATTAACGCGCGACCCTCCCGGTGTGCAGCTGCAGGTGACGGCTGTGGTGCAGGAGACCATCCGCTCGGCTCACAAACATCTCGAGAAGCTCAGGGGCTCTGAGA GCGCTGAGGAAGGCGGAGAGGGCGGAGACTCCGGGGAGCTGCAGCCTGGGAAGTCTCTGGTGTTCGCCGCCATGGAGCTGCTGGTGTTCCTCCTGGTTCGTCACCTCCCTCAGATCAACACCAAGGCCTCAGACTCCCCGAGTCACGTTCCCACCAAACCCCAGCAGCTCTCTGAGCACAGCAGCCGCCTGCTCGCCGTCACTGTGGGCATCCTGGCGGAACTGCCCTCTCTGTGTTCTcctgcag GGAGCATGACCATCCTGCCGACGGTGCTGTTCCTGATCTGCGGGGTCCTGAGAGAGACGGCGGTGAAGTCGGCAGACGGCTCGGTGTCCCCGCCTGTCTCCGCGTCCCTGCAGGCCATCAAGACCATCATCACGTCTCCGCTGAGCCGCGTGGAGCACATCCAGCAGCAGTGGAGCAGCCTGGTGAGGAGCAGCCTGGCATCGGTGCTGGAGTACTCACAGCCTG ATGAGTCCCGGCCCAGTGTGGACGAGGTGAGCATGCTGACGGCCGTCACCCTCTTCCTCGTGTCTGCCGGCTCGGAGCTGCTCGGTGTCACCAGCTTACAGAACGGCTGCATGGAGCGTTTCAGGAACGCCCTCAACTCCAGCGACCCTCTG gtgcagGCGCGGGGTTACCAGCTGCTGCTGTCGGTGTTCCAGCACTCAGCGCGCACCCTCTCCACGCCCTACATCCACGCCCTCGCCCCCGTGCTGGTGGAGAAGCTGAAGGCGGCGGAGTGCTCGCGACCCTCCACCCCGGCCGAGCTGCACGCCCTGCAGGAGGGGGTCCGGGTCCTCGAGGGCCTGGTCGGGCTCGGCGAGGAGCAGAACC GAGTTCAGCTGCTGGCTCTTCTCGTCCCCACGCTCATCTCCTACCTGCTGGACGAGAACGCCTTCTCCTCGGCTCCGCCCACCTCCAAGGCCCTTCACGAGTTCGCCCTGCAGAACCTGATGCGCATCGGGCCGCTCTACCCCGCCGCCTTCAAGACCGTCATGGGGGCAGCGACCGAGCTCAAGCCCCGCCTCGAGGCGGCCATCAGAGCCAATCAGGCCAGCAACAAAGCTAAGTCAGCGGCCAGACAGGCCACGCCCGCTgtacaggccacgcccaccatCAAACTCAAGACCAGCTTCTTCTAG